The following is a genomic window from Elaeis guineensis isolate ETL-2024a chromosome 10, EG11, whole genome shotgun sequence.
cctggcgcgccaatctgttgcggccaatcgcctcgtcgcccgatcgccggggagcgtgcacctgcaaaaggaagtccgcactgaccggaggcggctccggcggggaccctccgacggtcaagtcagagaggtgactgggcaacagtgaaatgtagacagagagctctgagagagagagagaggagaggagcgagcctgcgttttgggagagacgggcggatcgatccttgcactgttgccttccccggtttatatagtggagcacggtatggcgccgtcattaatggcgcggacaagtgaggaactgtcaactcactgtggactgtcagagtcgccgtgaaaatgtcatgtcgccgtgtggctgtccaatcaccagggttgacatgccctcggcgggacaatgcccctaggtaaccgcgccgcatgtccgtgtcagagctgacaaggtctggcggctgtacggcgatcggaggagtcggccgaccctaggtcggtgccagcagagtggcgtcgggttcctccatcggtcggcgagtttcatgtgagtcggccatcagacctctgggttcagtcggtcgggatggatacgcccgacataccccagtcggcgatgggccgttgaatggccggttgttagccgctgatggcatccgtcagtcggtcgccccgaccgacgatccggtcggtctatcggccagtcggagtcgtccgtcggagtcggtcgggccgccagtcggtcggccgccagtcggtcggttcgGGCCGCAGTCGGTCGGGCCCCAGTCGGtcgtcgggccgtcagtcggtcgggccctccgacagtcggtcgggccctccgtcgagtcggtcggtcggtgggtatcccccaacaattattatgatgttctattattttttatgatatcatgttGATTATATCATGTTCtgctataatatataatatatgacattctgacaaaatatgagcaaaataaaataaaaaaaaaaatgatattttggtcataaaaaatttgagaaagaaaACTAAGCtacattaaatatatattttattattaattatattatgtgGCTCAATCTAATAAAGCGGTATATTTTTTTTCGATCGGGGCTGTGAACTAAGAATTTCTCTAGCTGGTGCCTttctggtattttttttttttgaatattttgggTTGTCCTCGTACCAACTTTTTACTCATGTAATCTTACATGGCATTGATCCATCCTCACAACTTCCATACAGAATTTAATGGACCAGTTCCATAGCCGTGGCCATCCATGTCTTGCTAGGATACAATTGGTCTCTAGATATCCCAGGGGGCACCATCCCATATATAGCATGGGCTCTTATGGTCTATCACAGGCCATCATGCAGCACATCTTATAAAAAAAGTCTGAACTAACATCAGCACACAGTGTGAGACTTGGAAGTACTAACATCGGATTTGGATTATATCTTTTTTCATGTAAGAATCTTCGTTCTTCTTTTTCACGAGATGAACTACTAAATCATATTTTGCATAGCTTTCAAAGCACTTCAATTTATCTTGTAACATAGATCACAAAACTGATATcgtattttgaaagttgttcaagatGCAATCCAAAAATTCATCTCGTAAAAGAATAACCAATCCAACCATTCTTTCGCAACGAAAGACACAACCCGAACCCTATCAGCAAGCGGCGTGCTGGGACCATCGAAACACTCAGAGTTGAATGGTAACAATGGTGGGTACAATGTggctttgatttttcttttcacGATGGCTGGCCCGACAAAAATTACTGTTCACATAATAACGTATAGTAAATAGTGCGTTAGTTTCAATACTTGGAACGAAAATGCTCCATGGTCCATGGTTAACACTGTGCATGGACAAGGCCTGGACGCCGCAGGCGGAGACAGATATTGCTGCTTGAGCTTGACTTGTTctattttctcttgctctgataaaaCTCCCTTTAGTACTAAGCAAGCTTTGCGAGACCACAGATAGTAGCTATTCAACTAAGATGATGACAATTGGTGCGCAACAAAACAGAGACTTGGTCTAATCTTCTTCAGATTCTGGAGAATTACATGCATCTCATTGCCTCTGACCCAGCTTTTCAGAACAATGTTCATGCATTGTCGGAATAATGATTAAATAGACACGTATTACCATTATAAATAATCTATGCCACTTGTATGCAAGGAAAACTATTGGTACACGTAGCAATTTGCATCCAAAGGGTGAACGCGTGGATAACAGGCTTCCTTTTTCCACACCTCTTTGGAAACTAGAGATAATGGGAACAAACAAAAAAGGAACCCTCTAAATTCTCACTTTGGATTTGACTCCCCGTCATTAGGCTTATCTGTCGAGCTAATTGTCACAACAACTAGGGCTCCAGCAAACTCCAACACCAACCTCAACAAGAACATCCAATGCAAAAAAAACAGATTAATCTCAGGGCATATACCATAGAGATGTGGCAAGTATGGAAGTTAGATTGAAAAATGCATCCTTCGAAGTAAGCTAGATTTGAAACATTTTGCACATAACAATATATTATACAGGAAACAAAATGCACATCCAACATCAGCTGCTTTACATTTAAATTTATAGGAGAATCATGGAAATGCATGAAATTAACATCTGAATAAGTACAGATAAAGATGTACCATATATGAAACAGAACGCACATCCAGCTTCCACGGAATTAATATTTGAATGGGAAAAAATTCTTGTATTTTACTAACTTTTGGTGAAAAAATTGCTAGATGCTGTGAAATTGCAACAGGGGTGAATCTTCTAAGCTGAATATATTGTAATTTGCTTGTGCATTGACTTCTCAATTGCATATAGTGAAATGAATGTGATATAATTGGGTCATGCTATTGACTTCTTAATTGGATGTAAGCAGGCTAGGCAACTGTAAGGCAAGGATTCTATCACAAACATTAACATACAccttattgataaattaatagtATAGATGGATAAGCAGAGGAAAGAAATTACAAAAATAGAAAAGATGGATCAAATGCAAAACCTCAAGAGCAACAGTAATGTCATCATAGATTAAGCAAAAAATATCACCAAGTACAAATAACTCTCAGACCACCTGATATTTTGGAAAAGAACTTGGTCCAACGATAAGCTAATCACCAATACAACTGCAGAAATGAAGGTTTCCCAATTGATCATTGAAACTAGAAGATCACAACATTGCGAGCGTCAATTATTAAAGTTTGGATtctaactaatatatatatacaataaaAACTTCATTTTATAAAGGCATAAAGACTAGCCTCTCGAAATAACAAACATTATTAGGAAAGAAGTGTACCCACTCTCTAAACATCAAAACTACATATATCTACAATAGAAGTATAACAACAGCAGAACTAAAAAAGAACCTGCATCTAAACCATTAAATTTGGTAGGATCACCAAATCGCTCTGTCTCAATCAATCATCAACTCTTTTCATCAAGGAGCATAGTCACTTGAGAATCACTTGAAGACATAAACTGTCAAACTTAAATCAGAAAAATCTGAACACAAACTTAGGAATCATGTATGCCAAAGTAAAACTTCAAATCTGCATGGAACACCATCCAAACCATCTCTTATAAAGCCATTGACAGGACTTCTAGCAAACTCTTAACTATACAACAATAGTATAATAAAAAGATTTAAAACTCTACTATATTATTTTACTCCAATATCCTAGTCAAAAGTTTTTTGTAGGTTACAAATTAGTTAAAACCTTAACTTCAAAATTTaggctttaattttttttataaattagttAAAATTGAAGCATATATAGATGTTTCCGTAATGATAACTACCAACTAACGTGGTtattgtcacaaaagctgtatgtTTAACCATTCTAAATTCATTTAGCCATCAGGTTCATGTCACAGGAAGAATCCACCATACAAAATATCTAACACTGCAAGAAACGCAAACTAGATTGGGATGAAACAGTGTGCGGTCAGCTAAATTATCACTTGCTATAACATTCATGACCTGCATGTTAGCTTAGCGGTCATAGCTCCCTGTTCACTCTTCGTAGACAGGTTCCAGGTTAAAGATCCGGCATTTGTCTTCAACCACCTTCCCTTTGTTagagtttattttaaaaaataattaaataaataaataaatcaaaaatttttatcccctaaattttaattatttaaaattattaaaattttgtttTTAAACTTTCCGATTCTTTCGGAAGAGATGTGACTTTTCGAGAGAGAATGTTGATTTCGGAAGAAATATGATGTTTCTAAAACATCATTTCTCTTCCAAACCATGATGCCTTTTCGATAATCCGAATAGAATCTGCACCTTCTCAGTAATTCGGACAGGATCTATAAATAAACTCTGAATTCAAAGGTAATAAAAAATTCTCAATCTTCTTTTGTGTTAgtgtttttctctatttctttctggATATCTGAAAAAAATCTCTTAGATCAGCCTCCTCAACAATCGTGTTCATTTGTACTCGTAAGAGGAGGATCAAGCTGAGCAAAATCATTTTACTTTGAGAATGAAATCGCCAAAAATCCATGCGTAGGGGCCAATCACATTCTTAGGATAGTTTCAGAAGCCTCAATTTAAGTAAgatcttttcaattttttatctCCTTTAGTAttctatttttcatctaaaaaattatatgaccAACAATaacaatttttaaatatttttgatagacCTTTTCCGACACCCTCTTTAGATACAGGCAGGAATTCCTCATGAGAGAAGATCCTAGATTCGACTTTCAAACTAGCCCAAAAATTTGTGAATGTGTTAGACTCCCTGCTAGCCtcgaaaacgaaaaaaaaaatattttgaacttcactggtttgattaaattttagTTGTGGACTACTTAAAATTCTAAAAGTGAATGGCGCACGCGCTCGGTAGCGTGACTAAATTTTCTCATGCAAACATCCAATATCGTTTCACGGACAATGGCAGGCACAAGCTCCTCTAATTGCTAAAATAAAACACCAACCAAGCAGGTGATCAAATGTCCATCATTTGCAAAACTAGTCCTCCGATCATGCCAAGATGGCAGACAATTCATCAAACACCAAAACAACGTTCCATCGTAACAATCAGGTAACAGAGTTTCAGCTAAGTCGAGTGGCTACACTCTTTAGAAGACCACTCTAGCATACAGGAACCAATCTAACAACGATTATATACAACACAAAAAAGCCTCCCAGCTTATTAGCAGTAGTTTAGAAGATTGGTTTTCTAGACAGCAAGGAGTTCTGTTTCCGCAGAGGCTGTTGGATTGGAGAGCATATGGACCACCTCCCTCATGGTTGGGCGTGCCACGCTTTGCTCCTCCACGCACAGCATCGCGACCTTGAACAGGTTGATGATCAAATCCAGAGGGCATGGCGAGAGCCTGCGATCCACTACAGAAAGTACTGCAGCAGCGTCAGACGTGTCCGCGATCTCCGATGTTGTCTTCCGGATCCACTGGGCAATGTCCACACCTTCACCGAAGGCGGCTGGGCTGACAGGCCGACGCCCGGTTATCAGCTCCAGGAGCACAACACCAAAGCTGTAGACATCGCTCTTCTCGTCCACCCGAAGAGTGTATGCATACTCTGTTCCAAGGCAACATCAGGATGTTAAAATTAACTACATCCCAGTTAATATGCCAACACGCCTTTTGAGCCAATACGCTAACATGTAATGATATCATATCAATTCCTTCCCAAAATTCCATAACGGACGTCAGGCTCGGGGAACGGGACTCCGTTTCCAACCCGTTAAGGCGCGCACATCCCTCTTGGACCCCAGCGAAAAGTGGTCACCCAGACATCCTTCTATACGGAACCGCGGCCCACTGTCCAAGGCAATTTATTTTGACAGCACGACGCAACCATCGCTTCGAGCAAAGCGACGAAGAAGACACCGCATCAATCCCACCGTAGATATATACTCCTAATACCAACTCACTAGAAGCTCTCACTCTCTACAGAAATCCAAAAACTTTTAAGAACCCATCGGGACCCACAGTCAAAACTCAAAAGGCCCATTTGTCTGCAACTAAGTTGACTTCTGACTTCCTACTAAAACCAAAACTACACGCAAACAAAAAAATTGGAAAGAGAGGCAGGTGGTAACAGTAGTTATAGAGGGAGTACCTGGAGCGATGTAGCCGTAGACCCAGCAATGGAGGACATGCACTCGGACGCGCCAGAGTCGTGAAGAAACTTGGCGAGACCGAAGTCGGCAACGTGTGCTTCGAAGTTGGAGTCAAGCAGTATGTTGTTGGACTTCACATCCCGGTGGATTATCAGCGGCGAGCAGTCGTGGTGGAGGTAGCACAGACCCCTCGCCGCCTCCACCGCGATCCGGCACCGCGCCTCCCACCCCAAATGCGCCCCTTTGCTTCCATGCAGCATCTCTCCCAAGCTGCATTCGGCATGTACTCATAGAGCAGCAGATTGGTCTCCCTGTTCGACACGAACCCGAGAAGGCGGACGATGTTCCGGTGCCGAATTCGGCCTAAAGTCGTTATCTCCGCCGTGAACCCACGGTCGTGCTCTCCGCCGCCACGGCCAACAAGCCGCTTGATCGCCACCTCGGCGCCGCTCGCCATGCTCCCCGGTAAACGATCCCGGCGCTGCCTTTGCCGATGACGTTGTCTTCTTTCAGGCACTCCATCACATCCTCCGCCGTGAAGTTAAGCCGCTGGAACGCGGTCATCTTCCAGGCGTCGGGACGGCCTCTTCCTTTCCACGCCCTCCATCCCTTGGGCGCCGCCACGCCCACCAGAATTATCCCAACTAAGGGTACCACCACGCACACGAAGAACCGCTTCCAGTCCCACCCCGGCCCCGGCCGGAACCGAGCCCATCACGAGCCTGACCCCGAGAGAAGCCGCACGGGACCGGCACGTGCAGCGGGCCGCCACAGAGGTCGAGGTTGCCGATGAACGAGCTCTCGTTGAACACCAAGAACTGCCCCTGGGCTGGGATCTCACCGGAGAGAAGGTTGTAAGAGAGATCGAGGGCGGTCAAACTCTGCATCCGCTGGATGTCCGCCGGAATCTCGCCGGAGAGTTGGTTCCTGGATAGATTGAGGGTGTTGAGATTCTGGAGCTCGGTGATCGCGTCCGGATCACGCCGATCAGGTGGTTGCGGCTGAGATCAACAACCTCGAGCGTCCCGGCGCACCGGGCGAGATCCGGAGGAATTTCTCCGGTCAagttgttgcctctaaggtaaaGCCTTGAGAGCTGCTTCAGATCGCCGATCTGGGCGGGGATCTCTCCAGAGATCCTGTTCGATTCAAGGGAAAGCGTTTGGAGCCCGCGGAGGTTCCCGATGGCCGGCGGGATCGGGCCGGAGATCCAGTTGTTGGGAGGAGCAGCTCGCCGAGCTTGTCTCCTGCGATCCTCCCGGGCAGCTCGCCGGAGAGGTAGTTGTCGCTGAGCTCGAGCATGTCGACAGAGGGGGGTCGAAGAGCCCGGCAGGGATCGTCCCGTTGAGAAAGTTCTTGGCGAGCCGGACGTGGAGAAGAGACTTGCAGTCCCC
Proteins encoded in this region:
- the LOC105055082 gene encoding LOW QUALITY PROTEIN: leucine-rich repeat receptor-like kinase protein FLORAL ORGAN NUMBER1 (The sequence of the model RefSeq protein was modified relative to this genomic sequence to represent the inferred CDS: inserted 10 bases in 10 codons), yielding MKLKDGLHGPAGNDLHDWDPSGPTHCSFSGVTCDADARVALNVSYIRFHRPLPPEIGLLDRLVNLTVACNFLTGQLPPEIGALPALRFLNISNNNFTGRFPDVDGGFPALVVLDAYNNNFSGPLPLGLAKLPHLRYIHLGGNFFSGEIPESYGGIGSLEYLGLNGNALSGRVPVSLSQLTNLXEMYIGYYSTYEGGIPPEFGMLTSLVRLDMAYCNLSGRIPASLGQLKLLDSLFLQWNHLTGSIPPDLGGLDRLQSLDLSINELTGELPESFAGLKQLKLLNLFRNHFRGRIPPFIADLPNLEVLQLWENNFTFELPXGLGRNGRLLKLDVATNRLTGXIPPDLCASGRLEQLVLMQNAFFGPIPEKLGDCKSLLHVRLAKNFLNGTIPAGLFDPPLSTXLELSDNYLSGELPGRIAGDKLGELLLXNNWISGPIPPAIGNLRGLQTLSLESNRISGEIPAQIGDLKQLSRLYLRGNNLTGEIPPDLARCAGTLEVVDLSRNHLIGVXPDAITELQNLNTLNLSRNQLSGEIPADIQRMQSLTALDLSYNLLSGEIPAQGQFLVFNESSFIGNLDLCGGPLHVPVPCGFSRGQARDXARFRPGPGWDWKRFFVCVVVPLVGIILVGVAAPKGWRAWKGRGRPDAWKMTAFQRLNFTAEDVMECLKEDNVIGKGSAGIVYRGXMASGAEVAIKRLVGRGGGEHDRGFTAEITTLGRIRHRNIVRLLGFVSNRETNLLLYEYMPNXSLGEMLHGSKGAHLGWEARCRIAVEAARGLCYLHHDCSPLIIHRDVKSNNILLDSNFEAHVADFGLAKFLHDSGASECMSSIAGXYGYIAPEYAYTLRVDEKSDVYSFGVVLLELITGRRPVSPAAFGEGVDIAQWIRKTTSEIADTSDAAAVLSVVDRRLSPCPLDLIINLFKVAMLCVEEQSVARPTMREVVHMLSNPTASAETELLAV